In Vicugna pacos chromosome 1, VicPac4, whole genome shotgun sequence, a single window of DNA contains:
- the CCDC14 gene encoding coiled-coil domain-containing protein 14 isoform X7, protein MRRDVRRAPSRKRKLGGRAKGGRESAAVNSFYRAALLHSVWTFLKLREMVRSGSRPGQVLSSGKHPGPAKLTSGKKGTHVRKISRFNADSGCPTHSESESQTETVQGLDGCASLLRDILRNEDSGSEIAYLENRYNPKPLESKRYGSKKKGHEKHAFPSVVRKEILSSDSKKPTPNEASAGSERDSSDIPQNWSLQDYRMYSPVIYQALCEHVQTQMSLMNDLASKSNPNGIPTVPCHTVSDSESQATPHSSYGLSHSTPVLLSQHPPCPPMVHCEVQTDGDNEFASQGKTTSVNCTDDVLRNSFSASLGVPCGLPLTDKPAIPKFQQLDLANGIQPQQRVPNESDLLKCFQTYMNLLHSHPDSQRHRSPTLLQPAFLATNEEKCAKEQIGEVRGEGKDLNIHVRDSRKKDMQKAKNVNQSAERIRTIKYLLGELKALVAEQEDSEIQRLLTELELCISLLPAVSGNANIQVEIALAMQPLRSENAQLRRQLRILNQQLREREKTQKASGSLECNLELFSLQSLNKSLQNQLQESLKSQELLQSKNEELLKVIENQKDENRKFAGIFKEKDQTLLENKQQFDIETTRMKIELEEALVNVESSRFKLEAAEKENQILGITLRQRDAEVTRLRELTRSIL, encoded by the exons ATGAGGCGCGACGTTCGGCGGGCTCCTTCCCGGAAGCGGAAGCTCGGGGGGCGGGCCAAGGGCGGCCGGGAGTCCGCGGCGGTTAATTCCTTTTACCGTGCGGCTTTGCTTCACTCCGTCTGGACTTTCCTGAAGCTGCGGGAGATGGTTAGGTCCGGATCTCGACCGGGCCAG GTATTATCGTCAGGAAAGCACCCTGGACCTGCTAAGTTAACAAGTGGGAAGAAAGG GACCCATGTAAGAAAGATATCCCGTTTTAATGCAGATTCTGGCTGTCCCACTCATTCCGAGTCAGAAAGTCAG ACTGAAACTGTACAGGGGCTCGACGGTTGTGCCTCTCTTCTGCGGgacattttaagaaatgaagattcag GTTCAGAAATagcatatttagaaaatagatatAACCCCAAACCTTTGGAAAGCAAAAGATACGGATCTAAGAAGAAAGGACATGAAAAGCATGCTTTTCCTTCAGTAGTCCGCAAAGAAATTT TATCTTCAGATAGTAAGAAACCTACACCTAATGAAGCTTCTGCTGGAAGTGAAAGAGACTCATCAGATATACCACAAAATTGGTCACTACaagattatagaatgtattcACCCGTAATATACCAAGCCCTCTGTGAGCATGTGCAGACTCAAATGTCACTGATGAATGACTTGGCTTCAAAGAGCAACCCTAATGGAATTCCTACTGTACCTTGCCACACTGTGTCTGATTCTG AATCTCAGGCAACTCCACATTCTAGTTATGGCTTATCCCACTCCACCCCAGTCCTGTTATCTCAGCACCCACCCTGCCCTCCAATGGTTCATTGT gaaGTTCAGACTGACGGTGACAACGAGTTTGCATCACAGGGTAAAACAACTTCTGTGAACTGTACTGACGATGTTCTAAGGAATTCCTTCAGTGCTAGTCTTGGAGTTCCATGTGGCCTGCCCCTAACTGACAAACCAGCTATTCCAAAATTTCAGCAGCTGGATCTTGCTAATGGGATTCAGCCACAACAAAGAGTTCCTAATGAGTCAGACCTACTAAAGTGTTTCCAAACATATATGAATCTGTTGCATTCTCATCCGGACAGTCAGAGACACCGAAGTCCCACTCTATTACAGCCAGCTTTCTTGGCTACCAATGAAGAAAAATGTGCCAAAGAACAAATTGGAGAGGTTAGAGGTGAAGGAAAGGATTTAAACATACATGTGCGAGATTCAAGAAAAAAGGATATGCAGAAGGCAAAAAACGTGAACCAGAGTGCTGAAAGAATCAGAACTATAAAGTATTTGTTGGGAGAGCTCAAGGCTCTGGTAGCAGAGCAAG AAGATTCAGAAATTCAGAGGTTGCTTACAGAATTGGAGTTGTGTATATCTCTGCTTCCAGCTGTAAGTGGAAACGCAAATATTCAGGTGGAAATAGCACTGGCTATGCAACCACTAAGAAGTGAAAATGCTCAGTTACGCAG gcAATTGAGAATTTTGAACCAGCAACTTAGAGAACGAGAAAAAACTCAAAAGGCATCTGGTTCTTTGGAATGCAACCTTGAAT TGTTTTCTCTTCAGTCATTGAACAAGTCCCTGCAAAATCAATTACAGGAGTCACTAAAGAGCCAGGAATTACTACAGAGTAAAAATGAAGAGCTTTTAAAAGTAATAGAAAATCaaaaagatgaaaacagaaaatttgcTGGCATATTTAAAGAGAAAGATCAAACTTTACTTGAAAATAAACAGCAATTTGACATTGAGACAACAAGAATGAAAATTG aaTTGGAGGAAGCCTTAGTCAATGTGGAAAGCTCCCGGTTTAAGTTAGAAGCTGCTGAAAAGGAAAATCAGATATTGGGAATAACCTTACGTCAGCGTGATGCCGAGGTGACTCGACTGAGAGAATTAACCAG